The genome window CATTCATAGTCCATTCAACAGTGTTACAGTAAGTTGTGAAGCATTGCCCATTCAAATCTTTTAATTACCATAAGATGAATATAATTAGCATCTTTTCCTAGTTCATTGTCATCTCAACATTTTGTATGGTGCAGAAAATCATCCTTCCTGGTTTAGAATTGTTAGTCTCATTCAACTTAAATTATACGTCTTTACCCAGGCATGGAGGGGCATTCCTAGTATATTCATCAGTGTCCCCAAAGCAAATGTTTAAACAGTAACACCATGAAGGTTTACCTATTTGTATCTTTTAGTCTCCATAAGAGGAGATCAATGTCCCTATAATGTTACAAGAGGCTATTTTCTAGCGCTTGAAGCAGAAcacttcccttttttctttttttaacaagcTAGCATAAGGcacataatataaatataaaagcagCAAAGTAAATTCCAAGAAAGCAAAGACAAAACCAGGAAGTATGGAAATAGGGTGTAAAGATATCAGAACACAGGGCGCTACCTGACTATATGATCATTGTGCATTCCAACAAGAAGAAAATCTCCAAGCGCTCGAGCAAGCTTGAGAATCTAAACAATAGATAATGGTCATTATTCACATAGAGGCACACACCACTCACTTTAGCCAACTAAGCTTAGCTAGATGGAATAAACTGGACAAAATTCTTTGCACCATCTCATACAATCCAGGACATTATCATACAAAAGCTTTCTTTCCAGAGTACTAGTCACGAGTTACTACGATTtctgtcattaatttattttttttaactgttgaCATAATTTGAGCAACCACAAGTGCAAGGCATATGGATGTTTCCCTTGTTTCAGCACCAAGTGGTGCCACTTTTAACATATactaagctcttttttttttgtcttttatttttcactcaTCTATCAAGGCATCCCTGCCTTCCTGCGCTTGCTTTTGAACTCATTACCCCTCTGTTTTCCAAAGCCGACACTAGGTTCGTAGATCATAACTTCATTTTACAGCATTCTTAAAACATAATGCTCATGAATTAGCAAACATCAAACTaggggtgttaaaaaaaaacctggtatatttgtaatatttgcaTTATCTAACTTGACTCAGCCCATCAAAGTCGAATAATATGGATATTACAGATAATAGCAGgtcaaaaaacctaaaaaatagatattacaGATGATAGCaggttaaaaaacctaaaaaatggatatcacaGGTCAGGTGGCAggtcataatttttaaaacccgATCAACCCGACCCAACTTGTATACTCTATACTCTGTtgtctttatatttgatagtttgtgtattgaacatttatttttattttatttagaaatgttttgACTTCAAAGTTATTATTAGTGAGCTTCCTATTAGATTATTTAacgtgataaaaaaaaagctcatcTCTTTGCTAGGGACGGTAACTAGAATTTAATAATggtgtaaaatattaaaattagacCTAACATTGAGGATGTCATGGCAACTACAATACATACCGTAGATCCGCCTCTAAATACGGACTTATAAAATTAGCAATATAATCCCAACTTGTGAATATCTGTAATATCtacataaaaattaactcaacCTGATATATCCAACTCGCTTGGgtccaaaaaaatttgaatgggtTAGGTttacaatttataaaatattagaagttAGGTATGATACAATTATAGGCTCAAACCTGACCTAACTATATCAATGAAGACCCATAatcaaacaacaacaaagatgCTTTTTCTAGATTTATCCACCTTTCACTAGTTTATGGACCGCTCCCTAATCAACATCAGCCTTcttaataaatattgataatataGCGAAACATATCAATTTTTCTAACCTCCGAGCCATCATTCACAATGTTCCATTTCTTGTCATGACAAACTAGCATCAACATATTACAGCTTTATTGCTTCTAATTTAAAACATTGAGTTCAAAATGTCTCTCCCAACAATCTAATTTACAAGTTTCTTTATATTGGTTTATCCATGAAAAACCATGGTGATCAGCAACCAACATCATCTTAAACATGATTCTCTGACATATCAATGCTCAGAGTAAACAACACAAGGCTCACTCCCAACCCCTAGTGTAAGGCTGACATGACTTGCAAGTAGCTCATCTTTCCTTCCATTTTTCTTAAACTAGTCAGAGGATCATCACAAGCACGAAAGAGTAAAAAAAGGCAAGTGTAAATGGATAATAAAAAGATGCACTTCACACATAATTGGGGAAGAATAACTAGGTGTAGAAATCAGAGGTAGATTGAATTTATTCCATACgaacagaagaagaaaagtttgAAGTCCAAAAAATTAGCCACTTGTATCTCAACAGGCACGGGCATGAGAAGACACAGGAAAAGCATAACACACCTCGACATGTCCAGCATGGAAGAGATCAAACGCACCATCAATATAAACTATGCGAGCATCCTGCCCTGGCCCCTGAAATCACTTGTGTAgaaaattggttgagaaatggCATTGTGGATATCATAATATTTGCATAAAAACAGCAGAAATTCACTTAGAATATGGAGAACGCATTAAAGACGAACTAGATATAAATCTTGTTTCATTGTGATCAGTAAAGTAATCCACTTTTACGATAGAACTTTACCAGCTTCTATTTGAACAAATGGTGGGTAACAGGTTACAAGGTCCTAGCTTTTGTGAGAGGCACAAAAGTTGCACAACAAATGAGGACTCAAGCATTGCATGATGCCTAGTGCTTGTTTGAGATGAAATGAACGCCACCCAGTTAGTTGCAGAACATGATTCCACACAGGAAAAGGCGCAAGGTTTACCGGCTCTTGGCAGCAATACCCAATAAAGTGCAGCAAGCAAGGAATCACTAAAGATGTGGAAAACTAATAATGAAATTACTGTTATTGGCCGAATGATGAGTAACTAACTGGATACCTTGTCATTGGAGAATTGTACAATTCTGCGTGAAGTAGGAAGGAAATGAGAAACCCGAGTTCCACTTCCAGATCCACCGTCTTCAAATTTCTGGCTGTGCCCATGGCTAAACTGCCTTTGCAATGACGACTGATTGTGGCTGTCACTAATGGATCTCTCTCGAGTACACAGAAGCATGCGACCTATTTattcacaacaacaacaacaacaacaacaacaacaacaattataaTTCCATGAAAtacacacacagacacacatatcttttttcttttcttttcttttaaaaaagaataaaaataaataaataaataaattaccaaCGATATCCGTGCTGGAAACGCCTTCAGTGCGCTTAATCTGTTTGTAACGGCCAGCTTTCTTAGCGAGCGCATAAGCATCGGTGCCATCAGGGAGGACGCAAGGATCATCGCCGTGAATAATATAATCAATATTATATTCATCAAAAAGCTTCTTCATGAAGTCTTCAGTTATAGCGTATGGCGCATCTGAAATCACCTCGTCCACCCATTTCACCGCATTCACCATAATCATCCTTTCATGGACAGGTGTCACTGGAGGACCTTTATTGGCTATAATTTCGTCATCGCTAACAACGCCCACCACCAATTGATCTCCGAGGGCGCGTGCTTGGCGGAGGGCGTTGCAGTGTCCGTAGTGCATCATGTCGAAACAGCCGTCCATGTACACTCGAAttggcttcttcttcttgtttaaaGATAATGACCAATTAGACCTCCATTCGGCGCCGGACTTGAGATATAACCCTAAGAGGGATACGCCAACCGCAACCACCAAACATGTGGCTACAATCTTCACCTTCTCGGGATGCAGTGCAATGTCTGAACCACCATCagctccacctccaccaccacccattgcttttatttttgcttgttttcgaaaataaagaaaaattgggTGTGTTATATTCTAACGTCTCTctattgaaggtttttttttatcttcattccATTTcgctctcttctcttcttttccccAATTGGACGATGGGCTTTGCTCGGTTATTATGACAAATCCAAAGGCATATAATTGGGCTTATTGGCCCACAAATAAATCCCTTGGACCTCAGCTGTACTTGGGCTGTTTTGCGCCAGAGCGTAACTCTACTTTGATCAATAGGAGGagtattgaataaaaagataaaaagaagaacAGAAAAGCAACGCTTGTCAACTCTTCTGTTAGTAACGAACTTCCAATGACGGAAAATTGAAGCGAAGCGACAGCCTTGCACTACACGCCgcctcttttaaatttaattccttaaatatttttaacatgaaaatataaatatataaaaaggaaaataaaacaaaggaaaaggatataaaagaaagaaagaaaggaatatACTACGGCATAAGAGGGAGGATGGAGTAGGAGCAGCTTGGACTTGAAAtccatttaattaattgaattattattttcgATCTTCTTCTATCGAAAATTCAccgctttttttatttttctgatagtAATTGGGTTTGGTTATTTGACTCAAATCAGCagaaagttgtttttttttttctttcctggaGATCAGATTAGATTAGAAATGGCATCAACAGAGGGTCTGGTGCCGATAACCAGGATTTTCCTGGCATCTTATTACGACAAATACCCTTTCACCCCTCTCCCCGACGACGTTTCTCGCCTTTCCTCGGAGATCCGCTCCATGACCTCCGATTTGCTCAAGGACTCTCCTCCCTCCTCTCAAGGTTCACTccctttcttttcccttttttttaaataattacaacaacaataattgttcagtttatttatttatttgggtgGGTGGTGATTGATTTTTAGATGAAAGCTTATTGCTAAAAGAATCTGAAGGAGAGTCTCCTCATAAAATTGATGAGAATATGTGGAAGAACCGAGAACACATGGAAGAAATTATCTTTTTGCTTCATGAATCTCGCTGCCCTCAGCCCGTAAgcctccatattttttttttataatttcttatattttttacacaaaTTCTTTGCATTATCTTACattatttattatgaattgtAGCTTCAAGATGACAGTGAACTCTCTACTGTTTTTAACAACATAAGATATAAGTTTCAGAAGACTTTGAACGTATTGCAAGATTTCCAAGCTGTGAATTCTGATCATGTGTTCAACACAGGTTATTTCTCCATGCATCAATTATTTTCCACTTTAATCTTTCAGAAGAATGCTGCATTGCCTATGTTGACTCATATGTTCTGTTGAAATGCTTTGAGTTTTCTGAATTGatcattttatttcctttttttaactTCTGCGGCGGCGATTCATCTTATTCACAATCTTGATCCCATTTACCATTTCTTCTCGGTGCACCAATCTTGACCTTAGcattaaataaatgaatgatcTTCTTAAGGTACACCAGAATTCAATGCATGCTTGGTTTTATAATCAGATTTATGTGGTCACTGAGATTGATTTTAAGTGCCTTGGAAGAGATGGCATCACGGCGGTTATCTTTTTGCCTTTGGGAGTTTGGGTTAATACAGGATTATACTAATTCAGATTACTTTTtgcaatatctaaaaaaaaatttcaatgcgGTTCTGAAATGGGACATTAGGTTAGCAATATGCTAGCTTATCAGGGTTACTTGCCAGCAGTTTACTTCTTAGCAAATCAGAGTTTTCCTTTTGTATTCTTGCTAGCAGGTTGCTGATAAAGGTTGTAGGCTGTTTAGTCACTAGTAAATGTTTATCTCTGAGTGCAAACCATCTTAAAATGGTGAATTACATGTACTCAATACTAATAATTAGTGTGGATTAAGTTTGTAACAGGAAAAGTTTTGATATAAATCACAGAACTGAGTTTAATTTGAGAAGTTATACTGTACTTCTCAAACGCTCAGATTTCATAATTCGATCACTAACTAACTTTGAGTTTATGAGTGGAGAAAATAGATGAAACTGTTGACTTGgtctcttctttcttctgtttttatttgagaattatTTGAGGATTACCTTGATACAAGCAGGCTGCTATCCTCTGCCAAAGGAATAGAATTGATTCATTAATTAGTGATAGGCATGAGGATCATAGTTATGCATGGTTTTCAACCTATCTTGTTGGTTATTCAAGATACCAGCTGAGAGGTGAATGGTTTAGGCCACTGCCAGGATTTTTGTACTGATGTTTGCTAAGGTGTTTGAGAACTTGCTTTCATTCAGTCATGACCTACATGCCTCAAGATTTTCGGGGAACGCTTATCAGACAGCAAAGGGAGCGGTCAGAAAGGAATAAGCAAGCAGAGGTTGATGCGCTCGTTAATTCTGGTGGAAGTATACGTGATCGATACGCTCTGTTGTG of Populus trichocarpa isolate Nisqually-1 chromosome 16, P.trichocarpa_v4.1, whole genome shotgun sequence contains these proteins:
- the LOC7482627 gene encoding ethanolamine-phosphate cytidylyltransferase, with translation MGGGGGGADGGSDIALHPEKVKIVATCLVVAVGVSLLGLYLKSGAEWRSNWSLSLNKKKKPIRVYMDGCFDMMHYGHCNALRQARALGDQLVVGVVSDDEIIANKGPPVTPVHERMIMVNAVKWVDEVISDAPYAITEDFMKKLFDEYNIDYIIHGDDPCVLPDGTDAYALAKKAGRYKQIKRTEGVSSTDIVGRMLLCTRERSISDSHNQSSLQRQFSHGHSQKFEDGGSGSGTRVSHFLPTSRRIVQFSNDKGPGQDARIVYIDGAFDLFHAGHVEILKLARALGDFLLVGMHNDHIVSSKRGAHRPIMNLHERSLSVLACQYVDEVIIGAPWEVSKDMITTFNISSVVHGTVAENNDFLKEKDNPYVVPISMGIFQVLDSPLDITTTTIIKRIVSNHEAYQKRNQKKAASERRYYEDKAYVSGD